Genomic window (Planococcus sp. MSAK28401):
TACCTCGGTTCGGAGCAAGAAGAGATTTCACAAGCGCTCATCGAAGACATGACTGCGCGGACGCTCGAGCAGGATGCTTTCAAAATGCTGCAGGCTTATCTCGACGGGGACATCCAGACGGCGCTCAGCGTCTATTACGACTTGCTGCGCCAAAAGGAAGAGCCGGTCGCACTCGCGGCACTGCTGGCGTCGCAGATCCGCTTTATGGTGCATGTCTATTATCTGCAGAAAAAAGGCTATCATGCGCAGCAAATTTCCAAACAGCTCAAGGCGCATCCCTACCGCGTCAAACTATTGGTGGAAAAGCGCCGGCAAATTTCGGAAGCCCGATTGCTTCAAGTGCTCGGCGATTTGGCGGATATCGACTTGCAATTGAAAACGGTGTCCGGCAACCGGGAACGGGTGCTGGAATTCTTTCTCATGAAACGCGCCGGGCATAATAAGCAATCGTCTTGAATAAGGAATCATCTATCGGAAAAAGCGCTGCCTGCTGAAGCGGGCGCCGCTTTTTCGTTTTTCACACAGAAAAAAGCCGACCCAATATAGGGCCGGCTTTTTGATGCGTTTTACGCTTTTTTCATGAGGCTTGATTTTCTACGGGCAGCAGTGTTTTTGTGGATCAAACCTTTAGAAGCTGCTTTCTCAACTTGTTTGATTGCTGCTTTAAGGGAATCCCCTTTGTTTTCTTCATTATTGGCTACAGCTTTCTCAGCCTTTTTCACAGAAGAACGCATTGCAGTTTTAACAGATGAGTTCTGAGCATTTTTCGTATCGTTCGTGCGAACACGTTTGATTGCAGATTTAATGTTTGGCATATCTTTCACCTCCTAGACAATTTGAGCGGCAGGCATAAGCCCTTGCTCTTCAGTGTCTCTATACAACAAAAGTTATTTTATCAAATCGGCTGGCCGAATGCAATAGTTACGTGCAAAGAAGTTTGCCTTGACACTGAAAGCTTTATGCGGTCATTCATTGCCCAATACCCACTTGACTGCTATAATTCAAAGTAGTTTATATGGGAGTGAAGAAAATGGACCAAGAACAGAGATTAGCGAGACAACAGAAGATCCGCAACTTTTCCATCATCGCACACATCGATCATGGGAAATCGACGCTGGCCGACCGCATTTTGGAAAGAACCAATGCACTGACAGCACGCGAAATGAAATCCCAATTGCTCGACTCCATGGATTTGGAGCGTGAGCGGGGAATCACCATTAAATTGAACGCCGTCCAGCTCAATTATACAGCAAAAGACGGAGAAACATACATTATGCACTTGATCGACACGCCAGGCCATGTCGATTTCACGTACGAAGTATCAAGAAGTCTCGCAGCATGTGAAGGCGCTGTTTTGGTCGTCGATGCGGCACAAGGAATTGAAGCGCAGACGCTTGCCAATGTCTATTTGGCGCTCGACAACGATCTCGAGATTCTTCCGGTCATCAATAAAATCGATTTGCCTGCAGCTGACCCTGAGCGCGTGCGCCAGGAAGTCGAGGACGTCATCGGCCTTGATGCGTCTGAAGCGGTGCTGGCTTCCGCAAAAGCGGGAATCGGCATCGAAGAGATTCTTGAACAGATCGTCGAAAAAGTTCCACCGCCGACAGGTGACCCATCAGCACCGCTCAAAGCGATGATTTTCGATTCTTTGTATGATCCGTATCGCGGCGTTGTTGCTTATATCCGGATCATGGAAGGCACAGTCAAGCCAGGCGATAAGATCAAGATGATGGCGAGCGGCAAAGAGTTCGATGTCGTCGAAGCAGGTGTCTTTACGCCGAAAGTGACATTGCGCGACGAATTGACCGTCGGCGATGTTGGTTTCCTGACGGCTTCCATCAAAAATGTCGCGGATTCACGCGTCGGGGATACGATCACGCTTGCGGAAAACCCGGCACAACAAGCACTGCCTGGCTACCGCCGCTTGAACCCAATGGTTTATTGCGGGATGTACCCGATCGATACATCGAAATACAATGATTTGCGCGATGCACTGGAAAAATTGGAGCTGAACGATGCAGCATTGCAATTCGAGCCTGAATCCTCACAAGCGCTTGGCTTCGGCTATCGCTGTGGGTTCCTTGGCCTATTGCATATGGAGATTATCCAGGAACGCATTGAACGTGAATTCAATATCGATTTGATCACGACAGCACCAAGTGTTATCTACCATGTCCACATGACGGACGGGGAAGTGCTTAATATTGATAACCCGGCGATGATGCCGGACCCGCAAAAGATTGAATATGTCGAAGAGCCATATGTCAAAGCGACTGTCATGGTCCCGAACGATTTCGTCGGCGCCGTCATGGAAATCTGCCAACAGAAGCGCGGTAATTTCATGACCATGGATTACCTCGACAACTCACGCGTCAGCATTATTTACGAATTGCCGCTTGCGGAAATCGTCTATGATTTCTTCGATCAGTTGAAATCGGGCACAAAAGGTTATGCCTCGTTCGATTATGAATTGATCGGCTATAAAGATTCCAAATTGGTGAAAATGGACATTCTCCTGAACGCTGAGAAAGTCGATGCCTTGAGCTTCATCGTCCATAGGGATTTTGCTTACGAGCGCGGGAAAATCATTGTCGACAAATTGAAGACATTGATTCCACGCCAGCAGTTTGAAGTTCCGATCCAAGCCGCTATCGGCCAGAAGATCGTGGCTCGCCAAACAATCAGTGCCATCCGGAAAAACGTCCTCGCGAAATGTTATGGCGGCGATATTTCCCGGAAGCGTAAATTGTTGGACAAGCAGAAAGAAGGGAAAAAGCGGATGAAGCAAGTTGGCTCCGTGGAAGTCCCGCAAGAAGCATTTATGGCTGTTCTCAAAATGGATGACCAATCCAAATAAACGAAAAAAAGGAGGCGGTTTTTCTGCCTCCTTTTCCTATTAGAAAGAAGGATTTTTTATGGTAAAAGGCATGTATATCCATATCCCATTCTGCCACCAGATTTGTTTTTACTGTGATTTTAATAAAGTATTCTTCAAAGACCAACCAGTGGACGCCTATATTGAATCGATCGGCAAGGAATTGGCGCTGTGGAAGCAAGAAGGCGCGCTGGATGAGCCGCTTGAGACGGTTTTTCTCGGCGGGGGAACACCGACGGCCCTGACGCCTGAGCAGCTCGAGCGCTTGCTTGAGTTGATCCATCAATACGTTCCGATGACCCAAGATGTGGAATGGAGCTCTGAGGCGAATCCGGATGAATTGACGCGTGAAAAAATGGAAGTGCTGTTTAAAGGCGGCATCAACCGGCTGAGTATGGGCGTCCAGACCTTCGACCAGGATTTATTGAAGCGGCTCGGTCGCACGCACGCCAATGAGGATGTATTACGAGCTGTCGAAACCGCTCGGGAAGTCGGATTCACGAATATCAGCTTTGACTTGATGTATGGGCTGCCTGGACAGACGATGGCGCAATGGGACGAAACGCTTGAGCGGGCATTCGCATTCAACATGCCGCATTTCTCAGCGTACTCATTGATCATCGAACCGAAAACGGTATTCTATAATTTAATGGTCAAGGGCAAGCTCAATACAGTGACCGAAGACTTGGAAGGCGATATGTACGAGCGACTCATGGATGAAATGGAAAAGCATGGCTTGCATCAATATGAAATTTCCAATTTCGCAAAGCCTGGGCATGAATCCCGCCACAATCTCCTGTACTGGGACAATGAAGAATATATCGGTGTCGGCGCCGGCGCTCACGGCTATGTGAACGGCATCCGCTATTCCAATCACGGGCCTTTGAAAAAATACATGGAACCGCTCGAATCTGGAGTGCGGCCAGTGCTTGACGCTACTGACGTTTCTGTGAAAGCACAGATGGAAGAGGAAATGTTCCTCGGCCTGCGGAAAACGGCTGGTGTGAACATGGCGCATTTCGAAGAAAAATTCGGTTCGCCGCTTGAACAGGTGTATGGAGAAATTCTGCAAAATGAAAAAATGAAAGGCAATTTGGCTGTTGAACGAGGGTATGTCAAATTGACGCAAAAGGGCCGGTTTGTCGGCAATGAAGTTTTCGAGCAATTTTTGCTTTCATAAGAAGCGCTTCCGTTGACAAGCAAAAAAAGATTTGGTAATTTTAGTGTAGTCTTAGCACTCGAACTCATAGAGTGCTAACAGAGGTGATGATCATGTTAACAGAACGGCAGCTGCTCATTTTGAAAGTGACAGTCGATGATTATATCCAATCAGCGCAGCCGGTAGGATCGAACCAACTAGCTAAAAAGCCAAGCATCACTTCCAGTTCAGCGACCATTCGCAACGAATTGGCTGAGCTCGAAGGCCAGGGCTACCTCGAAAAGACTCACACATCCTCGGGCCGGATTCCGTCTCAAAAAGGCTATCGCTATTATGTGGACCATTTGCTGACGCCGAATCCAGTACCGCAACAGGACATTGTCCAGCTTCGTTCGGTTTTCGAGGAGAAAGTGACCGAAACCGAGGAAATCATCAAACGTTCGGCTGGCATCCTGTCCGAATTGACGAATTATACGTCGATTCTGCTCGGGCCAGATATCCGCAAACACATCGTCAAGAAATTGTCGATTGTGCCCTTGTCTCCGGGAATGGCGGTGGCGATCATCGTCACCGATTCGGGCCATGTGGAAAACCGGGTATTCTCCATCCCGCCGGATTTGGATCCATCTGACATCGAAAAGATGGTCAATATCTTGAACGAGCGGCTCATCGGCGTCTCGCTGCATGATTTGCACAAACGCCTTGAGCAGGAAACGCTCGCTCTCTTGCGCCAGCATATCGAGCGCTACGGGGAATTATTCCGTACATTCCAGCAGGCTTTGCTGCTTCCTCGCTCGGAGAATGTGTATTATGGAGGCAAGCTGAACATTTTGAAGCAGCCGGATTTTCATGATATTCAAAAAATCCGTGAGTTGATGGATGTGATGGAAGAAGGGAAGCACATTCCTGAAATTCTGCCAATCGGCGCTCAAGGGCTCCAAATTCGCATCGGTTCGGAAAACGCGTTGGCGGCCATGGAAGATTGCTCGGTTATCACGGTATCTTATGATATCGGGGATGAGCAGATGGGTTCCATCGCAATTGTCGGGCCGAAAAGGATGGATTATCGACGGATCGTTTCGCTGCTCGATTACGTAAGCGGCGATCTATCGAAAGAGCTGACGCGGCTATTTCAAGGAAAGTGAACCAAAGGAGGCACATATTTTGTCGAATGAAAAAGAAACAATCAAACAACAAGATCTAGAGCAAGATCCTGCACAACGTGAGGCGCAGGAGACTGTGGATGCAACAGCAGAAACAGCTGAAGGAGCAGAGCCGGGGACAGTGGAATCATCCGATCAGGCACAATCGGAAGAGCCGGTAGATGAGAAAGCCCAGCTTCAAGCCCAGCTTGAAGAAGAGCAGAACAAATACTTGCGTCTTTTGGCAGATTATGACAACTTCAAACGCCGCACGAAAAAAGACCAGGAATTGGCAAAGCAATTCCGTTCCCAATCATTGTTGACGGATCTTTTGCCAGTCATGGATAATTTTGACCGTGCGCTTGCTGTTGAAGCGAAAAGCGAAGAATCTGCCTCTCTTTTGAAGGGCCTCGAAATGGTCAAGAAATCCTTGGCTGACGCTGTAGCGGCGGAAGGCTTGGAAGAGATCAAAGCGGTCGGCGAACCATTCGACCCTCATTTCCACCAGGCAGTCATGCAGGAAAGCGATGCAGACAGCGAGCCGGGAACGGTGTTACAGGAGCTGCAAAAGGGGTATACCCTGAATGGCAGAGTGCTTCGCCCGGCAATGGTAAAAGTGAACGAATAATTGAAACTCAAGAATCTAACGTTAATGG
Coding sequences:
- the lepA gene encoding translation elongation factor 4, with the translated sequence MDQEQRLARQQKIRNFSIIAHIDHGKSTLADRILERTNALTAREMKSQLLDSMDLERERGITIKLNAVQLNYTAKDGETYIMHLIDTPGHVDFTYEVSRSLAACEGAVLVVDAAQGIEAQTLANVYLALDNDLEILPVINKIDLPAADPERVRQEVEDVIGLDASEAVLASAKAGIGIEEILEQIVEKVPPPTGDPSAPLKAMIFDSLYDPYRGVVAYIRIMEGTVKPGDKIKMMASGKEFDVVEAGVFTPKVTLRDELTVGDVGFLTASIKNVADSRVGDTITLAENPAQQALPGYRRLNPMVYCGMYPIDTSKYNDLRDALEKLELNDAALQFEPESSQALGFGYRCGFLGLLHMEIIQERIEREFNIDLITTAPSVIYHVHMTDGEVLNIDNPAMMPDPQKIEYVEEPYVKATVMVPNDFVGAVMEICQQKRGNFMTMDYLDNSRVSIIYELPLAEIVYDFFDQLKSGTKGYASFDYELIGYKDSKLVKMDILLNAEKVDALSFIVHRDFAYERGKIIVDKLKTLIPRQQFEVPIQAAIGQKIVARQTISAIRKNVLAKCYGGDISRKRKLLDKQKEGKKRMKQVGSVEVPQEAFMAVLKMDDQSK
- the rpsT gene encoding 30S ribosomal protein S20, with the translated sequence MPNIKSAIKRVRTNDTKNAQNSSVKTAMRSSVKKAEKAVANNEENKGDSLKAAIKQVEKAASKGLIHKNTAARRKSSLMKKA
- the grpE gene encoding nucleotide exchange factor GrpE — encoded protein: MSNEKETIKQQDLEQDPAQREAQETVDATAETAEGAEPGTVESSDQAQSEEPVDEKAQLQAQLEEEQNKYLRLLADYDNFKRRTKKDQELAKQFRSQSLLTDLLPVMDNFDRALAVEAKSEESASLLKGLEMVKKSLADAVAAEGLEEIKAVGEPFDPHFHQAVMQESDADSEPGTVLQELQKGYTLNGRVLRPAMVKVNE
- the hrcA gene encoding heat-inducible transcriptional repressor HrcA, whose translation is MLTERQLLILKVTVDDYIQSAQPVGSNQLAKKPSITSSSATIRNELAELEGQGYLEKTHTSSGRIPSQKGYRYYVDHLLTPNPVPQQDIVQLRSVFEEKVTETEEIIKRSAGILSELTNYTSILLGPDIRKHIVKKLSIVPLSPGMAVAIIVTDSGHVENRVFSIPPDLDPSDIEKMVNILNERLIGVSLHDLHKRLEQETLALLRQHIERYGELFRTFQQALLLPRSENVYYGGKLNILKQPDFHDIQKIRELMDVMEEGKHIPEILPIGAQGLQIRIGSENALAAMEDCSVITVSYDIGDEQMGSIAIVGPKRMDYRRIVSLLDYVSGDLSKELTRLFQGK
- the hemW gene encoding radical SAM family heme chaperone HemW, with protein sequence MVKGMYIHIPFCHQICFYCDFNKVFFKDQPVDAYIESIGKELALWKQEGALDEPLETVFLGGGTPTALTPEQLERLLELIHQYVPMTQDVEWSSEANPDELTREKMEVLFKGGINRLSMGVQTFDQDLLKRLGRTHANEDVLRAVETAREVGFTNISFDLMYGLPGQTMAQWDETLERAFAFNMPHFSAYSLIIEPKTVFYNLMVKGKLNTVTEDLEGDMYERLMDEMEKHGLHQYEISNFAKPGHESRHNLLYWDNEEYIGVGAGAHGYVNGIRYSNHGPLKKYMEPLESGVRPVLDATDVSVKAQMEEEMFLGLRKTAGVNMAHFEEKFGSPLEQVYGEILQNEKMKGNLAVERGYVKLTQKGRFVGNEVFEQFLLS